In Lycium ferocissimum isolate CSIRO_LF1 chromosome 3, AGI_CSIRO_Lferr_CH_V1, whole genome shotgun sequence, the genomic window CTAAAGCGAGAGATGGTGGCGAGGGAGATTCCAGTCGAGGGGGAAATTTTAgttttacttgaattttttttaatatatgagaATAGACTAGTTTTCATAATTCAATTTGgagattttctttttaaattctgctcttgtttttttgtttgtttgttcgtttttattttttattttttttataacataCACTTTCGGAAGACTCTAAAATATTAAACTACAAAACATATCgaaaagttaaagaaaaatatttttcttattttatatattagatttttaaaaaaaaatcaaacaattgaaacctttctaatttctattttactaattttttttttttgagattaaaGTCTTCGAtgatctacaaaaaaaaaaaaaaaaaaaaaaaaaaaatcaaacaattgaaCCCACATAGGCAAACTTACTAAAAGTGATTTGGAGGGAATTTTAGTCTTAgctgatttttatatatatatatatatatatatatatatatatatatatgagaataGATAAGGCACATTTATAAAGTGTTTGCttttataattataaatatagcACACTTAAAAGTGTAGCAGTATTTATAATTAAGTTAGTGATGATGACGGCTGAGAGTAGTGGTTAGTAATTGTGGTGGATGATAGTAAATGTTAGTAGTGATGGTGATTGATAGCGTGGTTGCTGATATACAGTGGTGATGATGATGGTAATTACTCGTAGTAATTAATGATTGTTATGGTAATTGTAATTGGTGGTGATGATTGTAAATGGTGGTTAGTGGAGTAGGCGGTTATGGCTGAGGATGGTGATTGTGAGTGGTGGTTGCCAATAATCGATCATGATGATAGTTGATAATGGTGAGCGATAGTGGTTGGCGATCAAAGTGGATGGATTAGTGGTGAAATGTGTCTTTGCAAAATTCCTTGGATAGATAAcatttaatgatattaagactttatTATTGGTCTTATTCATCCTGATCTATTCAAACCTATTAAGTCGTAAAATAATGATAAAAGAAATGCTAATGATTAATATCTGAATGATTACAATTCTAACCTAAAAACAAAAACACTTATTAATGACTGAAATCTAAATGATTAAGATTTAAACTTTCATTAAGTGCAGACAAATGATGCTTCATACCAAGGAGTCATGGCGAATGATCATTCAAATAAGGTTCTGCATTATTGaatcattttttgttttcaacTAATTAGTGTCCGGTACTCTCGTTGAGGCCTTATTAATTCGAATTTATATCAGAAGATCACATTTTAGGGTTAAAAGGTTTCCTACCAAAAGCAACTTCATATTTATTACCCGAACCCGATAtctctcattaagggtaaaagtatACTTATAACCGCACCATAATTTTTGATGGTGCATTATTGAATCATGGAACACTTAGTTTCCATTTTGGTTAAaagtatttcttcatttttttttaattttttttttttggagttaaGTACGAAGAGGtaatttttgcataattttgGACTTACTTTCTTTAGTTACTTTTAATAAGAGTCACataaaaatcttgaaaaactataaatttttatgataaaacaattcaaaaataaatttgaaaacatAATACTAGTAAAAACTGTTTTTTTAATCTGAATAGTAGTATTCCATCTAAATACTATATTAAATTCAGCTAAGTTAAGAGGGGAAACCTATTTGTGTAGCAGCAGTATTGCGGCTAAAGATGCCGTGTTCCAATAAGGAAATTTTAATCCTAGTCCGAGGAAAACATGGAACCGTGTCCTATAATGTTACCCTTATGGTATGTCAGTTGCTTAGCCCTCTTTCGCaatctctctctatatatattctTGGTCATACTACTGATTACTTACTTCCTCTTTTCTTTGGGTGCTTGTTTTCTTGTAAAAGAAAAACCTCAACGCCATTCTTAAATTTACTCTTTTCTGTCTTGGAATAGACAATCTTGTTTCTTGAGTGTTGCTGAAAAGAACCAAAATTTACTGTTTGTTCATCTGTTTCTTGTAATCATGAGTATGAATTTGCAAAATCGACACCCTTGGCAACTACCCCATAATCATCTTGGCTACTATCGTACTCCAACATATTACTACGTTTCAAGAAACATGGGCTATGATTACACTTCTGCTTTTACTGCTCCGAATACATATTATAGTGACGACTCATACTTGAGGGCAGCGACCAACATTAATGGGTATTATTATCAGCCAACAAGTgaatatattgatgatgtttttGTCACAGATGACGCTTCTCTGTTTCGTACAAATATACAAAATCGTCATCCTTCACAAGCCCACAATCATCGTCAAGTTCCGCCAAATCACTACAGAAATTCAAGAAACAGTACTGGTAATCACTTGGCTCCACATAACAACTCTGTTTTCCCAAATACATATTCATCTTTGTGGGATCCCTAttactatcaaccaacaattgAATTGGTTGATGATGCCTATGTCACAACTGATGTGCGTCACTTAATAGAGACGATGCAAAATCTTGACCGCAACTTTGGTAGTAGTCTCAATGAACTGCCATTTGATTATACAGCGTTTCTTGATCTAGGGGATGATGACACACAAGTAGTCGACCAGGAGGAGAATATTATCATGTTCAAAACAAGAAGTCATTGTGCTAAGGTTGAAGTTACTAATTCAGAAGGGACTGTTATAGGTGCTGATGATAGACAAGAAATATGTGCCATATGCctatgtgaatatgagaatgatgAGATAATTGGTACACTTGACTGCGGACATGAGTATCACGCGAGTTGCATAGAGCAATGGCTGCTGAGGGGGAAGCAAAATTGTCCAATCTGTCGGTCTTCAGTTTTGCCATCATAGGAATACACAAATCTTATACTACTTGTCCTTAATTTCGTAGCTAGATATTGTTTTTATTCATCCCTTTGTACAATTCTTTTATTCATTTGACAGTTCTTGCTATGTATATGTTGAAAACTGATTACCTCATTTAGATTATACAATGGCCAACTGACTTATATTGTTGATTTACATTTGCAGCAACAACAGTGAGAGTTGATATATATTCCCATTCATAAACTGTTAGATGTAtctgaaagtttttttttttatattcaaaCATAATGCAAGTAGTGTCATATGCAATTAACTTACTGCAAGTAGAAAATCTTTGTCCATCTGAACCTGCTATAATAACAAGATTGACAATTTCAATCCCTGTTAGAAGGATATGAAAGTTGTGTCATATGCAATTAAACTTACTGAAAATAGAAAATCTTTTTCAACACTACATTGTACTATTTTAAAAACTCcatattttgaacctactcaTGATGAGAAGACGGCAATTCCAATCCCAATGAGAACTTCTTGTACCAGGGTGGTCAAACTAGTACATCAATACTTATGGAGTAGCATTacatttagtatgttttgatttcCTACTTTGCACTGTATTGCCTTTTCTAAGGCCACTCTTTATGTTCCTATTAGTTCAGTGGCGTCAATATGTCTTTAAAAGCAGTGATGTCAGTCAAAACTCATAGTTAAAGAACAAGTTGTCATAGTTAAAGAACAAGTTGACGGTGAAACTCCACCAGATTTTATTGAACAAAAATATGGAGCTAACTATGGCGCAATAAGGAAATACCTAAGCCTAACTCTGAATACAATGAAGGATAACTGTGCATGGTGCTTAGCTAGACATAAATAAGTCCACTACTCTAAGATATACACACATGACTAACAATTCTACAACTTAATTTGATCTCTACTACTTTTGGGAAGGGATTCTACAAAATTAAGGAAACAACTAAGAGTAAACCAGCAATCAAGAGAAACATCTTGATGAAGAGCTTTGTCCCATCTACATTGGTTGAGTGATGAAATCCATGAGCATAACCCCCATGGACTGAACTTGAAAAGAGGTATGGAACTCCCGTAGTTGCACCGTATACAGTAGCATCATGAAATCCTTACACATGAAGGTTAAAGAAAGCTGCAATAGCTCTGAATAGAGCAGATAATGTCAGGTTCCCGAACCTTGCACTGGCCATAGGCTTGAATCCCCCCATCGGATCCATCCCCCCATCGGATCCAACTCATCGGGCTGGAAATAGTTCATATCAATGCGAATAAACCtacttgtcaaaaaaaaaaaaaaaaggaaattgaaTCCAGCATATATTCCTGTCTATTCGAGCCTCTTTCATTCCAATAAGAGAACCATGAGCAGACAATAGCACTAAATATAATCATGTCAAGAGACAGTCAATTCCCTCAATAAACACAAGTACACAACATATACTCACAAGAGAACAAATTGGGAGACCTATATTAACAGCATCATTATGGATAAAGTTATGTAAAGAGACAGTCAATTCCATCTTTCCCCCAAACCAATTTCTCTTATTCACGGTTTTATTAGGACAATAGGACCCAACAGAAGCATAAAGTTAtataaaaatggaaactttATACATAATATAGTTAGTAATCACCTGAATATTGGAAGAGACAAAGAACCTATTTCTCTTTTTGATAGTTTTATTAGGACCCAATAATAACATAGAGCTATATAAAGATGGAAACTTTATCACATAGTTAGTTACCAATCAATTACTAACCTGAATATTGGAAGAGACAAAGAAGTATAAATACAACACTTGAACAATTTTATTAGTATCTATTGCTAAATTCCAAGCTTAGGGAACAAGAACCAACAACTTGTACACCCTATGATTGAAGGATTGGAGATTTTGATTGAGCATTTCTTAAACCAttttactccttttttttttaattccatgCTACGTAATGAATATTTCATGGTGTATTTAGTCTTAATTCCAGATTATGGACATGATTTTAGGGATAAATTCATGACTAGTGTTTTGATTAAACTCTTATTGATCAATTACTTGATAATTATGAAtgaatcttttatttatttgattgatCTTGCTTTGTATTGTTTTCAAAGGGAGTAGCTAATCCTAGGATATTCCCAATTCCCCTTAATTAAATCCAAGAGAAAAAATTAAGGTAGAATTTAGATTAATTAGCAAGATTCTAGGATAATTAGAGAAATCTATTAACCCTAGTCTAATGAATTGAGGTTAGAGATAATTCTTTCATCTTGTTGTCTAAAGTTAGAATGCGCTTAACGTTTTTTAGTTGGATTCGAGAGAATTAGTTAGGATAGACTCGCTAATGTGTTGAGGAACGATTAGTGAGTTGGATTGGAGAGAATTGGTTAGGATAGACTCGTTAATGTGTTGAGGAACAATTAGTGGTTAGCCAAAAATGTGTTAGTCGTTGAAGGGTGCTATTGGGTAATTGATTTTTAAGACTATTAACATTGTCATAGGATTAATTAGTAAGGATTAGGCAATACATTGGATTTTGAGACTAATTGAATCCTAAGTCCAAATTCCTTAATTTTCCTTGCTtgtcattgatcattttacatCCTTTctgggcctgtttggaaagccaccagGTAATTGGAAaaggtgtaattactagggtagtaattacgcAAATttttgctaatgatgataattATAAACGGCTTGCTTTGTTTGTCATATAATTACGGTGTAATTACAAGTGTGCgatttggttgcacaagtgtaattacgcgttagtttaatttaaaaataaaatttaattataaaaatttaaaattaatatttaaaaaatatttgccttataaatgatattaaattagttatttaataacacattgtttcttgaaaatatattaattactaatcatatatttataactaatattgtaaaaaaaataatggatatatatttttttcaaattaatagtatttaattttaattaattataaaacttaaaagaaggctttttttttttttgagaacgtcatggattggatgtttgataaaaatataatatttataaatataatgtcataatattattcaaatgttggacacaaaaaatccatcaaatgcaagtgaaaaataaacaatgcGAATGAAAAGCAAagaacttaaaattgaaaatataacctaaattcaaaatccaaaagaaaaagtttaacatattactcttatgtcgGAATTAACATTACATAAGTTCAAACGTAACCAAGTAaatcattcaaaagaaagggaaaatataagtcataacctcattcacaacgaaatttaCTTTAATAACGCCACTATTATATCAAAAGTTTGTTAATGATTCATTCTTTCCACTATTAAAAGGTGTAGTttccaaaattagaataataacacggttgtgctaaatgaataaaataaaaaaaataaaaaaatacattaaaaaataaaataattaaaaagtaaaaataaaaaagaaataaaaataaattaaaaataaaaagaaattaaaataaacaaaaagaagcaaactaaaaagtaaccctgtatgtaattacactcaattttCAAtccccccttgagaattggagagtgtaattacgccctctcaattacacccaattttcacctaactgtgtaattacttggtcaaacagACAGGTCAAATTATGTAATTACACttaattccaattacctgggtggctttccaaatagGCCCTTAATTTAGATTTTTATCTTTCATACGTTTTTGTCAAAATCCAATTTTTTAAAGTGTTTTATATTGTGTAGGAGGTGATAAATCCTCTTACGTGAGACACCTAACCACTTAACTTAGGCCTTTCCAACTTGTGACTCAATTGTTCCAAACACCCCACTGATCCTATTATCCTACTCGTCTTAAGCTTGTATTAGGCTCGTtttaataagggcaaattttTAGGCTTTACAATAATAATACAAACAgtaattttgtaattttattgaCACGATTGATAAAATCTATTGACTgcagttaccaaaaaaaaaaaaaccttactactccctccatcctaAAATAAGTGTCGATTtagcaaaaaatagaaaattttctCCACATAATTGTTGCTTTAGAAATTCAGGACAATAATTACCAACTGCTTCCAACTATACCCTTATACTAAATAACTAATTCTTCCTAATAGTACtcaatttttaagaaatataataaatagGGGCAACTTAATAAATAAGACATTGTATTTATTgtcttttgttttcttaatgAGCTTGAAAAGAGCTACAAGCACAGTTATTTTGGGGGCGGagtaatagttttttttttttttttttttttttttttttttttggggctgTAAAGAGTAATAGGTTTAGTGAGCATGAAATTAATCTTGTAACTGCCAAAAATGTGGTGCAACGGATGGGTTGTTTCTTCTGTAACCAGATGTGTCGAATTTGAGCTTTGAGTATGAAGATATCTTTGGTAGAGAGAGCTTTTCCGAATGGGCCCTATGAGGCGCGAAACTGGATATAGTCAAGGCCTACGCGGTGCGAATTCGGATATAATCGGACTCCAAAGACGGATAAGTgagaaacaaaaagaattagtgggcgtttggccataaaaattattcacttttttccggaatttttttcactttttttacttttagcgtttgaccataaaaattattcactttttgccggagttgtattccggaatactgAAAAcgaaaaaaacttgtttttaaaaaattttcaacttttttcacttttttacactacatttcaccaaaaactatggccaaacacaactccaacttcaaaaaattcaaaaaaagtgaattttttttttgatatttatggCCAGACGGGCCCTTAACCCCGTATATCACAAAAATGGGAAAAAGAAGGGCGCTGATTTATTGAACAATCCACTTGGACACATTCCTGTAAGATTTAAGTATATGTAGCACACAGGGGTAGGGGATATACACTATGTGGTCAGTATCTCCTGGCTTTTCCACTGAGGGACCTTCACATCCACATGGCTTGTACATGCCAACTCCTTAaacacacaacaattacaactcttCCCTTTCTCTCTACTGATTTCAGTTTGCAAGAACAATGGAGCTTCACTGCTTGCAGTCACTCATCACCAGTAAAGTACCTCGAAGTGGGTTAGCAGAAAAGCCATTTTTGTGTGGCCAACCTGTTACATTGATTCAGTCTAGTAGTACTAAGAGATGCCTAAATTCCAGGAATATCAAGTCTCTTCGTGGCAGAGCTCAAACTTCAGGTAATGCAGTTTTTAATTATGTGGGGTTGACTGTTACTCTGAAATTCTCACACCCTTTTGGATTGCTTttcattttgaagaaagaaaaggaaataaccAAGAATTCAATTAATGCATGAAAATAGCCAAGGATCAACGGGTATATTGATGAAGTAACTCTAGTTTTTTTGTCTGAAGTTTCTTTGGGTGTGGGATTTGCCCCCACAAAGCTcatatttaagtggagaagggtagagaGTCAGGCCCATTATCGATCGAGCTTTGAACCTTTCGCCATTGGCTCTAAATTTCTTGGTTATTAAAAAACCGCTATTTTGGTGTAGTGAAGTAATCTATTTCAGTTTGAGTGATGGGGTTTATATAAAGTTTAACCTGTTCTCCAGCATACAAGAGAGGGGAAGCATTTAGCTTTATTTTGGACTctatacatgttttattttgtaaaaaCATCTTTTAGTTCAATATAAGCTCCATGACTCTTTTGCACACtatacatgtttttttttgacaaatgaGTGGGAGGAATCATATTTAGCTTTATTTCCGACTTTCTGCAACTATCACGGTTATGAATATGTAGATACTTAGTCACTTACCGTTCTAGCAGGTTAACAACCTTTACAGCTGATTATCTTGTGATATTGCTTGTTTTCCTACGTACTGCAGAAGTACATCTAATAGAGGTAATGTGGGAT contains:
- the LOC132051006 gene encoding probable E3 ubiquitin-protein ligase ZFP1, translating into MSMNLQNRHPWQLPHNHLGYYRTPTYYYVSRNMGYDYTSAFTAPNTYYSDDSYLRAATNINGYYYQPTSEYIDDVFVTDDASLFRTNIQNRHPSQAHNHRQVPPNHYRNSRNSTGNHLAPHNNSVFPNTYSSLWDPYYYQPTIELVDDAYVTTDVRHLIETMQNLDRNFGSSLNELPFDYTAFLDLGDDDTQVVDQEENIIMFKTRSHCAKVEVTNSEGTVIGADDRQEICAICLCEYENDEIIGTLDCGHEYHASCIEQWLLRGKQNCPICRSSVLPS